A DNA window from Arachis hypogaea cultivar Tifrunner chromosome 18, arahy.Tifrunner.gnm2.J5K5, whole genome shotgun sequence contains the following coding sequences:
- the LOC112769022 gene encoding uncharacterized protein isoform X1: MVGKRLSITLTIIFAAISFSTAISAYVLSRKCKGLKSKILELETSLKSSLEKRAFERQRRIRTQQLTYYPMAPIGTICSCFSTRNGTPRQSLLVPLATACLVFNATRVSPAYFEGLAEYSHCWVLYVFHLNIDLKKL, from the exons ATGGTTGGAAAGAGATTAAGCATAACCTTAACAATAATATTCGCTGCTATTTCCTTCTCCACTGCAATCTCTG CATATGTCTTAAGTAGAAAATGTAAGGGTTTGAAGTCCAAGATTCTTGAGCTGGAGACATCTCTCAAGTCTTCCTTAGAAAAACGTGCCTTTGAAAGGCAACGGAGAATTAGGACTCAACAG CTGACATATTACCCTATGGCACCGATTGGTACCATCTGCTCATGCTTCTCTACGAG GAATGGGACACCGAGACAATCGTTACTTGTCCCACTTGCTACAGCCTGTTTGGTTTTTAATGCCACTCGTGTTTCGCCAGCATATTTTGAGGGTCTAGCTGAATATTCTCACTGCTGGGTTTTATATGTATTTCATTTAAATATAGATCTTAAGAAACTATAA
- the LOC112769022 gene encoding uncharacterized protein isoform X2, whose amino-acid sequence MVGKRLSITLTIIFAAISFSTAISAYVLSRKCKGLKSKILELETSLKSSLEKRAFERQRRIRTQQLTYYPMAPIGTICSCFSTSVGMGHRDNRYLSHLLQPVWFLMPLVFRQHILRV is encoded by the exons ATGGTTGGAAAGAGATTAAGCATAACCTTAACAATAATATTCGCTGCTATTTCCTTCTCCACTGCAATCTCTG CATATGTCTTAAGTAGAAAATGTAAGGGTTTGAAGTCCAAGATTCTTGAGCTGGAGACATCTCTCAAGTCTTCCTTAGAAAAACGTGCCTTTGAAAGGCAACGGAGAATTAGGACTCAACAG CTGACATATTACCCTATGGCACCGATTGGTACCATCTGCTCATGCTTCTCTACGAG TGTAGGAATGGGACACCGAGACAATCGTTACTTGTCCCACTTGCTACAGCCTGTTTGGTTTTTAATGCCACTCGTGTTTCGCCAGCATATTTTGAGGGTCTAG